One genomic window of Quercus robur chromosome 6, dhQueRobu3.1, whole genome shotgun sequence includes the following:
- the LOC126688962 gene encoding major allergen Pru ar 1-like isoform X2 — translation MGVFTYETETTSAIPPAKLFKAFVLDADNLIPKVAPHAIKSAEIIEGNGGPGTIKKITFGEGSQFKYVKHRIDGVDHANFTYGYSVIEGDALSEVLEKISYEIKIVASPDGGSVLKSTSKYHTKGEHEIKEEQVKAGKEKAAGLFKAIEAYLLAHPDAYN, via the exons ATGGGTGTTTTCACATACGAGACTGAGACCACCTCTGCTATCCCACCAGCCAAGCTATTCAAGGCTTTTGTCCTTGATGCTGATAATCTCATCCCAAAGGTTGCACCTCATGCCATTAAGAGTGCTGAAATCATTGAAGGAAATGGAGGCCCCGGTACCATCAAGAAGATAACCTTTGGCGAAG GCAGTCAATTCAAATATGTGAAGCATAGAATTGATGGGGTTGACCACGCAAATTTCACATATGGTTACAGTGTGATTGAGGGAGATGCTTTGAGTGAAGTACTCGAGAAAATCTCATACGAGATCAAGATTGTGGCAAGCCCTGATGGAGGATCCGTCTTGAAGAGCACCAGCAAATACCACACGAAGGGTGAGCATGAGATCAAGGAAGAGCAAGTTAAGGCTGGAAAAGAAAAGGCTGCAGGACTTTTCAAGGCTATTGAGGCCTACCTCTTGGCACACCCTGATGCCTACAACTAA